A genomic stretch from Natronolimnobius sp. AArcel1 includes:
- a CDS encoding DNA-binding protein translates to MSSTNSTSKVVSVDEQAYEQAGAQESEKDVVDETPEFRATVEMEIQAKVDANHPDGIADTSEERIYGATLAQEERIRAREEELERISAQAEFGQQKGRAWRTRKEIETMRREQRRSEQQIDPRETLECEQLAKVNRQAQRLADDVCGGYSRAVIAKRIASRILEGSALFEAVMETKEELLHEAGTVVPIGKLEEVNRGEVSVEGRVIELWEPACSSQQQVGLLEDETGRTKFTIWKASRQTKVREGERVWFRAAAKNWFNGRCSIALTRWSEIQFPERGQWWE, encoded by the coding sequence ATGTCTAGTACAAACTCAACCAGTAAGGTCGTTTCGGTGGATGAACAGGCATACGAACAGGCGGGGGCTCAAGAGAGCGAGAAAGACGTCGTCGACGAGACCCCGGAGTTCCGGGCGACGGTCGAGATGGAGATTCAGGCGAAGGTCGATGCAAACCACCCTGACGGGATCGCCGATACGAGTGAAGAACGGATCTACGGTGCAACCCTAGCTCAAGAAGAGCGCATTCGGGCTCGAGAGGAGGAACTCGAGCGAATCAGTGCCCAGGCCGAGTTCGGTCAGCAGAAGGGGCGGGCGTGGCGAACCCGGAAGGAAATTGAAACGATGCGTCGTGAGCAGCGACGGTCGGAACAGCAGATCGATCCCCGTGAAACACTCGAGTGTGAGCAGTTGGCGAAAGTTAATCGGCAGGCACAACGGTTGGCCGACGACGTCTGTGGTGGGTACAGTCGAGCAGTCATCGCGAAGCGAATTGCGAGTCGCATCCTCGAGGGATCGGCGCTGTTTGAGGCCGTGATGGAGACGAAAGAGGAGTTATTGCACGAGGCAGGAACGGTCGTTCCAATCGGGAAACTCGAGGAGGTCAATCGCGGCGAGGTCAGCGTCGAAGGTCGTGTGATCGAACTGTGGGAGCCAGCCTGCTCGAGTCAACAACAAGTTGGTCTGCTCGAGGATGAGACGGGGCGGACGAAGTTCACGATTTGGAAGGCAAGTCGGCAGACGAAGGTTCGAGAGGGTGAGCGAGTTTGGTTCAGGGCGGCGGCGAAGAACTGGTTCAATGGTCGGTGTTCGATTGCGCTCACTCGATGGTCAGAGATCCAGTTCCCAGAGCGCGGTCAGTGGTGGGAATAG